In a genomic window of Thalassotalea piscium:
- a CDS encoding EAL domain-containing protein, translating to MFILLLPCVVAAKEITLPYINTEIRFQSLDTYDGLSQSYAIDIIQDKQGFIWIATGDGLNRYDGNEFVHYRSDAFDPHTVAHNFIRNLFIDNSGTLWVGTDDGLSRYNNELDNFDNFTHDENNDESLTDNIVWEVYQDNKGIIWVATELGLHKYNAGTETFTAIKVRGITDKLQEIKTIFQDKKGNYWLGTYENGIYIVSEDFSYAVSLQEKNKWDLQVNTDSLHEIEVIDDNYWLATSDGVFVINQTYQIVEQYPFNNGQKNKGHTVVKSIENIKNTHVWLATNDGVKVINLLSGKISKYFAQENASTTISHNDIFSIKADKSNKVWIGSRNGVNIFDPNANLLKNSTQINPQLNGAVASFVQYNDTILFSSDDELYRLDDKNQNILKIHTTLQSPIYKLLTNGSSLLILTENDELFTLTEDGQLKKHNNWKSNQLLEPWRKSFLLNTELWFINTNGLLSSYNIETHTINVKQKLKNIRAFDINISDNNDKNNFWLMSKDGSIYKYNIPNNEIRKIPFTSQSNFIASKATIIKSNDRWLLLGSESQGVLLIEKATGDSYVFNNKDGLSNNFIADIQVDNKNNFWFSTNKGISTLSTKTKRVRTFESPFDLKNNEYFNGSSLITKNGIAYFGGLKGFRYFNTADLQPSNHQFSKPVLTRLLIANREVKVSKNNISTSEQSTKKSLTIPKQLNSLSLLTLQYIHSPITIEFSSPNAEMKQDIAYRYRLQGLEDEWIETSVNKAYATYTNLSAGNYTFELQVYDLLNPQHFKSRTLSIDILPPWWLSNGALLIYSLLSLLVIAYLIQQVRHKRLSHLQIKQSEERLKLSLWGSGDEMWDWNIKSGKIYRSNIWGILEFPQDGKRNVGGDKTNVHENDMPRIREALDEHFKEKTEHFEATYRVRNKENNWVWVLDRGKVVERDDKGQPARMTGTLKDISQMKKADERLKLFAKCIENISDAVIIYDRLFNIVDINKSFQRITNKTKRQMIGKSMKFNQYPEHFTQNVKKHLLQKGGWHGEIESKRENGEVYLTDLNIDIIRDESGNISHFVGVFSDITKRKATEAELRKLANSDTLTGLPNRSYFQANQMRLVKSEIPHALLVFDLDNFKKVNDSMGHEAGDILLCKVAERIRSVGRSNDTVYRLGGDEFSIIVENTNDIHTITSIAKKILKIIAEPLKLRNQEIVLFSSIGIVLYPEDGANPHELLKNADTAMYHAKNAGGNRYQFFNDSMNKKAVKRLQIENLIRHGLKEDYFSVFYQPKIEISTGKVAGMEALVRFETPSKGIISPVVFIPVSEETGQIIDIGEIVLRKACHATKKWVDTGLFDGRIAVNLSAVQFTQPNLVGMIADILKESRLPAKYLELEITEGTVMDSPQAAIETMLQIRAMGIHLSLDDFGTGYSSLAYLKKFPLNTLKIDKAFIDDIESSEQGRNMVATIVTIAHNLGLQVVAEGVETNQQLSFLSGLRCEQLQGYLYSKPLPEKDFRSYLLSHQITDKSTSFK from the coding sequence ATGTTTATACTTTTACTGCCATGTGTAGTTGCAGCAAAAGAAATTACACTGCCATATATCAATACTGAGATTCGCTTCCAAAGTTTAGATACCTACGACGGCCTCTCGCAAAGTTACGCAATTGATATTATACAAGACAAACAAGGCTTTATTTGGATTGCTACGGGTGATGGACTCAATCGCTATGACGGCAATGAATTTGTTCACTACCGCAGTGACGCATTTGATCCCCATACTGTTGCCCATAACTTCATCCGTAACCTTTTTATTGATAATTCAGGCACACTTTGGGTTGGGACTGATGACGGCTTGAGTAGATACAATAATGAATTAGATAATTTTGATAACTTTACTCACGATGAGAATAATGATGAAAGCTTAACCGACAATATAGTGTGGGAGGTATATCAAGACAATAAGGGAATTATCTGGGTAGCAACGGAACTAGGATTACATAAATACAACGCTGGTACTGAAACATTTACCGCAATAAAAGTACGTGGCATCACCGACAAACTTCAAGAAATCAAAACTATATTTCAAGATAAAAAAGGGAATTACTGGCTAGGTACATATGAAAATGGCATTTATATTGTTAGTGAGGACTTTTCATACGCCGTTTCTTTACAAGAAAAAAACAAATGGGATTTGCAAGTTAACACCGACTCATTGCATGAAATAGAAGTTATTGACGATAATTATTGGCTTGCTACTAGTGATGGTGTTTTTGTTATTAACCAAACCTATCAAATAGTTGAACAATATCCATTTAACAACGGTCAAAAAAACAAGGGTCATACAGTTGTTAAAAGCATTGAAAATATCAAGAATACCCATGTTTGGTTAGCAACAAATGATGGGGTAAAGGTCATAAATTTACTTAGTGGGAAGATAAGTAAATACTTCGCTCAAGAAAATGCTTCAACTACGATTTCCCATAATGACATTTTCAGCATCAAAGCAGATAAATCTAATAAAGTTTGGATAGGATCCAGAAATGGAGTAAACATCTTCGACCCAAACGCTAATTTACTAAAAAATAGTACTCAAATAAATCCACAATTGAATGGAGCTGTGGCTTCATTCGTTCAATATAATGACACTATATTATTTTCTAGCGATGATGAACTTTACAGGCTGGATGATAAAAACCAAAATATACTTAAAATACACACTACCTTACAATCACCTATATATAAACTTTTAACAAATGGAAGTTCTCTCCTTATATTGACCGAAAATGATGAACTCTTCACATTAACTGAGGATGGTCAGTTAAAGAAACACAATAACTGGAAAAGCAATCAATTATTAGAGCCTTGGCGTAAATCTTTTTTACTTAATACAGAGCTTTGGTTTATCAACACGAATGGATTACTAAGCAGTTATAACATTGAAACACATACAATTAATGTTAAACAAAAGTTAAAGAACATTAGAGCTTTTGATATAAATATAAGCGATAACAATGATAAAAACAATTTCTGGTTGATGTCTAAGGATGGCTCAATATATAAGTATAATATCCCTAATAATGAAATACGCAAGATACCATTTACTTCACAAAGTAACTTTATTGCTAGTAAAGCTACCATAATAAAAAGTAATGACAGGTGGTTATTACTCGGCTCTGAAAGCCAAGGCGTGTTATTAATTGAAAAAGCTACAGGGGACTCTTACGTTTTTAATAATAAAGATGGGCTTAGTAATAATTTTATTGCTGATATTCAAGTAGATAATAAAAATAACTTTTGGTTTAGTACCAACAAAGGTATTTCAACCTTATCGACTAAAACGAAGAGAGTTCGCACGTTTGAAAGTCCTTTTGATTTAAAAAACAATGAATATTTCAATGGTAGCTCACTTATAACAAAGAATGGAATCGCGTATTTTGGAGGCCTAAAGGGATTTAGGTATTTTAATACCGCTGACTTACAACCCAGCAATCATCAATTCAGCAAGCCGGTACTAACACGATTACTCATTGCAAATCGAGAAGTTAAAGTAAGTAAAAACAATATCTCAACTTCAGAGCAAAGCACAAAAAAATCACTAACCATACCCAAGCAACTTAATAGTTTATCCTTATTAACCTTACAATATATTCACTCTCCTATTACTATAGAGTTCAGCTCCCCTAATGCTGAAATGAAACAAGATATTGCCTACAGATACCGTTTACAGGGTTTAGAAGACGAATGGATAGAGACAAGCGTAAACAAAGCTTATGCAACCTATACTAATTTAAGTGCTGGTAATTATACGTTTGAGCTCCAAGTATACGACTTGCTAAACCCTCAACACTTCAAAAGTAGAACACTTTCAATCGATATTCTTCCACCTTGGTGGTTGTCAAACGGCGCACTGCTTATTTATAGCCTATTGAGCTTATTAGTGATTGCTTATTTAATTCAACAGGTAAGACACAAACGACTGTCTCATTTACAAATAAAGCAAAGTGAAGAGCGCCTTAAGTTGTCACTTTGGGGAAGTGGCGATGAAATGTGGGATTGGAATATTAAAAGTGGAAAAATATACCGTTCTAATATTTGGGGAATTTTAGAATTTCCACAAGACGGCAAACGTAATGTTGGCGGTGATAAAACGAATGTTCATGAGAACGATATGCCAAGAATTCGAGAAGCGTTAGATGAACACTTTAAAGAGAAGACTGAACATTTTGAAGCCACCTACCGTGTTAGAAATAAAGAAAACAATTGGGTTTGGGTGTTAGACAGAGGAAAAGTAGTTGAACGTGACGATAAGGGCCAACCTGCCAGAATGACCGGCACCTTAAAAGATATTAGCCAAATGAAAAAAGCCGATGAGCGCTTAAAGCTTTTTGCAAAGTGTATTGAGAACATTTCAGATGCAGTAATAATTTATGATCGTTTATTTAATATTGTCGACATTAATAAGTCTTTCCAGCGCATTACAAATAAAACTAAGCGCCAAATGATTGGCAAAAGCATGAAGTTTAACCAGTATCCTGAGCACTTTACTCAAAATGTCAAAAAACATTTACTACAAAAAGGTGGTTGGCATGGAGAAATTGAGAGTAAACGTGAGAATGGTGAGGTTTACTTAACTGATTTAAACATTGATATAATTCGTGATGAGAGCGGTAATATATCTCATTTTGTCGGTGTATTTTCAGATATAACAAAGCGTAAAGCAACCGAAGCTGAACTGAGAAAGCTTGCGAATTCTGATACGTTAACTGGCTTACCTAACCGGTCCTACTTTCAAGCAAATCAAATGAGATTAGTTAAATCTGAAATACCTCATGCATTATTAGTGTTTGATCTTGATAACTTTAAAAAAGTTAACGACTCAATGGGGCATGAAGCCGGCGATATATTACTTTGTAAAGTCGCAGAGCGTATTCGCAGCGTTGGACGCAGCAACGACACCGTTTACCGTCTAGGTGGGGATGAATTTAGTATTATTGTTGAAAACACTAACGATATACACACTATAACCTCTATTGCTAAAAAAATTCTTAAAATAATTGCAGAGCCTTTAAAGTTAAGGAATCAAGAGATCGTCTTATTCTCAAGTATTGGTATAGTTCTGTACCCAGAAGATGGCGCTAACCCTCACGAACTGTTAAAAAATGCTGACACTGCCATGTATCATGCTAAAAACGCAGGCGGTAATCGTTATCAGTTTTTTAATGATTCAATGAATAAAAAAGCAGTAAAACGCTTACAAATCGAAAACTTAATTCGTCATGGGTTAAAAGAAGATTATTTTTCAGTGTTCTATCAACCAAAAATTGAAATATCAACAGGCAAAGTGGCCGGTATGGAGGCCTTGGTGCGTTTTGAAACGCCCTCAAAAGGCATTATCAGCCCTGTAGTATTTATTCCCGTTTCGGAAGAAACAGGGCAAATAATCGATATTGGTGAAATTGTATTAAGAAAAGCTTGTCATGCCACCAAAAAATGGGTTGATACAGGGTTGTTTGACGGTCGAATCGCCGTAAACTTATCTGCTGTACAGTTCACCCAGCCAAACCTGGTTGGTATGATCGCAGATATCCTAAAAGAAAGTCGGTTACCTGCTAAATATCTTGAGTTAGAGATCACTGAAGGCACTGTTATGGATTCTCCGCAAGCTGCAATAGAGACTATGCTTCAAATACGTGCGATGGGAATTCATTTATCGTTAGATGACTTTGGCACTGGCTACTCGTCATTAGCTTACTTGAAGAAATTTCCGCTTAACACATTAAAAATTGATAAGGCATTTATTGATGATATTGAAAGCTCAGAGCAAGGTCGTAATATGGTGGCTACTATTGTTACTATTGCTCACAACCTAGGTTTACAGGTTGTAGCGGAGGGCGTTGAAACGAATCAACAGCTAAGCTTTTTATCTGGGTTAAGATGCGAGCAACTTCAAGGCTATTTATACAGTAAACCGTTACCAGAAAAAGATTTTCGTAGTTATTTACTCTCACATCAAATTACTGACAAATCTACGTCGTTCAAATAA
- a CDS encoding DUF58 domain-containing protein yields the protein MMWFNKSAQIENNTIANTLTELGTNGVNLSLDELMRYQSKSSLINIKAVRNLQGKMSGNYLARSKGRGMEFDEVRHYQTGDDIRAIDWRVTARTGTTHTKLFREEIERPVQIITDLSHSMLFGSKLLFKSVQAAHIAALLAWHAKSKGDRVGGIVFNQALHTELKPRSRQQGVLHYLNALIKVHKDSFMKQQSEHQNTNSDLYFEENCLRARQIALPGSLVYFITDGHNINNEAIRHLANISKHCELVMCLLSDPLEHELPECKSQLNVSITDGKNRQQLTLGDNRTAEFYRYKAELYNKEIAQALTKAGARLMHFSAGCSIENQLKDGVASWTR from the coding sequence ATGATGTGGTTTAATAAATCTGCGCAAATTGAAAATAATACCATTGCAAATACATTGACCGAGTTAGGTACTAATGGCGTTAATTTGTCGCTTGACGAACTAATGCGATACCAAAGTAAAAGTAGCTTAATCAATATAAAAGCAGTACGAAACCTACAGGGAAAGATGTCTGGTAACTACCTCGCACGCTCCAAAGGACGAGGTATGGAATTTGATGAAGTGCGTCATTACCAAACTGGTGACGACATTAGAGCAATCGACTGGCGTGTTACTGCCCGAACAGGTACAACACACACTAAGCTCTTTCGTGAGGAAATTGAAAGACCAGTGCAAATTATTACCGACCTCAGTCATAGTATGTTGTTTGGTTCAAAGTTATTATTTAAATCTGTACAAGCTGCACACATAGCAGCATTACTTGCATGGCATGCTAAAAGCAAAGGTGACCGCGTTGGTGGGATTGTTTTTAATCAAGCTTTACATACAGAATTAAAACCTCGTAGCCGTCAACAAGGTGTACTTCATTATTTAAATGCACTTATAAAAGTACACAAAGACAGCTTTATGAAACAGCAGTCTGAACACCAGAATACAAACTCAGATCTCTATTTTGAAGAAAACTGCTTGCGAGCTAGGCAAATAGCACTTCCTGGCAGTCTAGTGTACTTTATTACCGATGGGCATAACATTAATAACGAAGCTATTCGCCATTTAGCAAATATATCTAAACACTGTGAATTAGTTATGTGTTTACTTTCAGATCCGCTTGAGCACGAACTTCCAGAATGTAAAAGCCAATTAAATGTGAGTATTACTGATGGCAAAAACCGACAACAACTTACCTTAGGCGATAATAGAACCGCTGAATTTTATCGTTATAAGGCTGAACTCTATAATAAAGAAATAGCGCAAGCACTAACAAAAGCGGGTGCAAGATTAATGCATTTCAGTGCCGGCTGCTCAATTGAAAACCAGTTAAAAGATGGGGTTGCCTCATGGACCCGTTAG
- the fadJ gene encoding fatty acid oxidation complex subunit alpha FadJ, translated as MSNNTFTLKKQENGLAHLVMDVHGESMNTLKAEFADEIAEVLQEIKSDTSLKGVILLSGKADSFVAGADINMLANCQSAAEATALSRQGQMIFDQIANLSIPVVAAINGACLGGGLELAMACHARVCSDSAKTALGLPEVQLGLLPGSGGTQRLPLLVGIQKALDMMLTGKQLRAKQALKSGLVDDVAPNSVLISVAEKLALSGKVKTGQQNNKEVKLSFVGKALERTSLGRKVLFSQALKSVIAKTKGNYPAPIKIIDCVKVGVEQTLAKGYQTEADHFGQLVMSPESAQLRQIFFATTDMKKEQGIEGVAPRVIENVGVLGGGLMGGGIAFVTATKANLPVRIKDISHQGIHHALKYSFDLLNKKVKRRFMLKSEMQKQMAMITGALDYKGFKSADVVIEAVFEDLSLKQSMVADIEANCKENTIFASNTSSLPIGQIAAKAKRPENVIGLHYFSPVDKMPLAEIIAHDKTSDETISTTVALAKKQGKTPIVVKDKAGFYVNRILAPYMNEAALMLLDGTPIEALDKALVKFGFPVGPMQLLDEVGIDIGAKIGPILQAELGDRFSPPPAFDKLIADGRLGKKVKKGFYLYNSTKKKTVDESVYTLLGINKTQTVATDDIALRCVYMMLNEAARCLDESIIRNARDGDIGAIFGIGFPPFLGGPFRYIDTIGAPQIVSKMNQWSKAYGDRFVPCELLIKMAEENSKFYD; from the coding sequence ATGAGCAACAATACATTTACTCTAAAAAAACAAGAGAATGGTTTAGCCCATTTAGTGATGGATGTTCATGGCGAGTCGATGAACACCCTAAAAGCTGAATTTGCTGACGAAATAGCTGAAGTATTACAGGAAATTAAATCTGATACTAGTTTGAAAGGGGTTATCTTACTAAGTGGTAAAGCAGACTCGTTTGTTGCTGGTGCAGACATTAACATGTTGGCAAATTGCCAAAGTGCAGCTGAAGCAACGGCATTATCTCGCCAAGGACAAATGATTTTCGACCAAATTGCTAATTTATCTATACCTGTGGTTGCTGCTATTAATGGCGCTTGTTTAGGTGGCGGTTTAGAGCTAGCAATGGCATGTCATGCTCGTGTTTGTAGTGATTCAGCTAAAACAGCACTAGGCTTACCTGAAGTACAATTAGGTTTGTTACCAGGTAGTGGTGGTACACAACGCTTACCTTTATTAGTGGGTATTCAAAAAGCACTCGATATGATGTTAACGGGTAAACAATTACGAGCTAAGCAGGCATTGAAGTCTGGCTTGGTTGATGACGTAGCCCCTAACAGTGTATTGATTAGTGTGGCTGAAAAGCTTGCCTTATCGGGTAAAGTGAAAACAGGTCAACAAAATAATAAAGAGGTGAAACTTTCTTTTGTAGGTAAAGCGCTCGAGCGTACCAGCTTAGGTAGGAAAGTGCTTTTCAGTCAAGCGCTGAAGAGTGTTATTGCGAAAACTAAAGGGAATTACCCTGCACCTATAAAAATTATAGACTGTGTAAAAGTGGGCGTGGAACAAACACTAGCCAAAGGTTATCAAACTGAAGCGGATCACTTTGGTCAACTTGTCATGAGTCCAGAGTCAGCTCAACTCCGTCAAATATTCTTTGCCACAACGGATATGAAAAAAGAGCAGGGGATTGAGGGTGTTGCTCCAAGAGTCATTGAGAATGTTGGTGTTTTAGGTGGCGGTTTAATGGGTGGCGGTATTGCCTTCGTAACAGCAACTAAAGCTAATTTACCGGTTAGAATTAAAGATATTTCTCACCAAGGGATTCATCACGCGTTAAAGTATTCATTCGACTTGTTAAATAAAAAAGTTAAACGTCGATTTATGTTGAAAAGTGAAATGCAAAAACAAATGGCTATGATCACAGGAGCGCTTGATTATAAAGGTTTTAAGTCAGCAGATGTAGTCATTGAAGCGGTTTTTGAAGATTTATCACTAAAGCAATCAATGGTTGCAGACATAGAAGCAAACTGTAAAGAAAACACGATTTTTGCCAGCAATACTTCAAGTCTACCGATAGGTCAAATAGCAGCTAAAGCTAAACGCCCTGAAAATGTGATTGGCCTACATTATTTTTCACCAGTGGATAAAATGCCACTTGCTGAAATTATTGCTCATGATAAAACGTCAGATGAAACTATTTCAACAACGGTTGCTTTAGCTAAAAAACAAGGTAAAACGCCAATAGTGGTTAAAGATAAAGCGGGTTTTTATGTTAACCGTATACTTGCTCCCTATATGAATGAAGCCGCGCTAATGCTGCTTGATGGCACCCCAATAGAAGCTTTAGATAAGGCGTTGGTTAAGTTTGGTTTCCCTGTAGGACCGATGCAACTTCTTGATGAAGTTGGTATAGATATTGGCGCTAAAATTGGCCCTATTCTACAGGCAGAGCTTGGTGATAGGTTTTCACCGCCACCAGCATTTGACAAACTAATAGCTGACGGTCGCTTAGGTAAAAAGGTTAAAAAAGGCTTTTATTTATATAATAGCACTAAAAAGAAAACTGTTGATGAGAGTGTTTATACTTTACTTGGCATTAATAAAACACAAACAGTTGCAACGGATGATATAGCATTAAGATGTGTATATATGATGCTTAATGAAGCAGCGAGATGTTTAGATGAGAGCATAATTCGTAACGCTAGGGACGGAGATATTGGTGCTATATTTGGTATAGGTTTTCCTCCATTCTTAGGTGGCCCTTTCAGATATATTGATACGATAGGCGCTCCTCAAATTGTTAGTAAAATGAACCAATGGTCTAAAGCCTATGGTGACCGATTTGTTCCGTGTGAGTTACTGATTAAAATGGCTGAAGAAAATAGTAAGTTTTACGACTAA
- the fadI gene encoding acetyl-CoA C-acyltransferase FadI, which yields MTVKLQTANGERIAIVAGLRTPFVKQATAFHGIPAVDLGKIVVNELIKRSDIDPQIIQQLVFGQVVQMPEAPNIAREIVLGTGMNVHTDAYSVSRACATSFQSTVNIAESIMSGMVDVGVAGGADSSSVAPIGVSKKFARTLLDLSKAKTFGQKFALIRKLGLKDILPVPPAVAEYSTGLSMGQTAEQMAKTHGITREAQDELAHRSHTLATKSWNEGKLDGEVMAAHVEPYNHYVDKDNCYRDNSELASYARLRPVFDRKHGTVTAANSTALTDGASAVLMMREGRAKELGYKPLGYIRSYGFAAIDVWEDMLMGPSYATPIALKRAGLELKDLDLIEMHEAFAAQALANMKMFASKKFAQTHLNRDKAIGEIDMDKFNVMGGSLAYGHPFAATGTRLIVQTLNELNRRGGGIGLTTACAAGGLGAAMIVETD from the coding sequence ATGACAGTAAAACTTCAAACAGCAAATGGTGAGCGAATCGCGATTGTAGCGGGATTACGTACGCCTTTTGTAAAGCAAGCGACAGCATTTCATGGTATTCCTGCGGTAGACTTAGGTAAAATAGTCGTTAATGAGCTAATTAAGCGCAGTGATATTGATCCGCAAATAATTCAACAGTTAGTTTTTGGGCAAGTGGTGCAAATGCCGGAAGCTCCAAACATTGCGCGTGAAATTGTTTTAGGTACTGGCATGAACGTACACACCGATGCTTACAGTGTTTCTCGAGCTTGTGCAACAAGCTTTCAGTCAACCGTAAACATTGCAGAGTCAATAATGTCTGGAATGGTTGATGTTGGTGTTGCTGGTGGAGCAGACTCATCTTCTGTCGCCCCTATTGGTGTGTCTAAAAAGTTTGCCCGAACGTTACTTGACTTAAGCAAAGCGAAAACTTTCGGACAAAAGTTTGCGTTAATAAGAAAGCTTGGCTTAAAAGATATTTTACCTGTTCCTCCTGCTGTAGCTGAATATTCAACAGGGCTTTCAATGGGGCAAACTGCGGAACAAATGGCAAAAACCCATGGGATAACCCGCGAAGCACAAGATGAGTTAGCGCACCGTTCTCATACACTAGCAACTAAAAGTTGGAATGAAGGTAAGCTTGATGGTGAAGTAATGGCTGCACATGTAGAGCCTTATAATCATTATGTAGACAAAGATAACTGTTATAGAGATAACTCAGAGCTGGCAAGTTATGCCAGACTACGTCCCGTATTTGACCGTAAGCATGGCACGGTGACTGCGGCTAACAGTACCGCATTAACCGATGGTGCATCAGCAGTATTAATGATGCGTGAAGGACGAGCTAAAGAGTTAGGCTATAAACCATTAGGTTATATACGTAGTTACGGATTTGCTGCAATTGATGTATGGGAAGACATGTTAATGGGTCCTAGTTATGCAACACCAATAGCATTGAAACGTGCAGGATTAGAATTAAAAGATTTAGACTTAATTGAAATGCATGAAGCGTTTGCTGCTCAGGCTTTAGCAAATATGAAAATGTTTGCCAGTAAAAAGTTTGCTCAAACTCATTTGAATCGTGATAAAGCCATTGGTGAAATCGATATGGATAAGTTTAATGTGATGGGCGGTTCATTAGCCTATGGGCATCCGTTTGCTGCCACTGGTACTCGACTTATTGTACAAACATTAAATGAACTGAACCGTCGCGGCGGTGGAATAGGGTTAACAACCGCATGTGCAGCAGGTGGTCTAGGTGCAGCAATGATAGTGGAGACAGACTAA
- a CDS encoding AAA family ATPase translates to MAIEHFSSLKEHLSEQIIGQHALVENLLIALLANGHLIVEGPPGLAKTRAVNALAEGVEADFHRIQFTPDLLPADLTGTDIYRPEDGTFVFQSGPLFRNLVLADEINRAPAKVQSALLEAMAEGQITVGRNTYKLPELFLVMATQNPIEQEGTYPLPEAQLDRFLMHIEIDYPDAASELQILKLNRGEALNKQKQHLSQISQKDIFSAREQVLNIHMAPAIEQYIVDLIMATRQPEKYDDKLKQWLAYGASPRATIALDRCSRARAWLHGRDFVGPEDVQAVFHNVLRHRVLLTYQAEAEGINSNQLLDHILSLVAVA, encoded by the coding sequence ATGGCTATTGAGCACTTTTCATCATTAAAAGAACATTTATCTGAACAAATTATTGGTCAACACGCTTTAGTAGAAAATTTACTAATCGCTTTATTAGCAAATGGTCACTTAATTGTAGAAGGTCCTCCGGGATTAGCAAAGACACGTGCGGTTAATGCGTTAGCTGAAGGAGTAGAAGCTGATTTTCATCGTATTCAGTTTACACCTGACTTATTACCAGCAGATTTAACCGGTACCGATATATACCGACCTGAAGATGGAACGTTTGTATTTCAATCCGGCCCTTTGTTTAGAAACTTAGTATTGGCAGATGAAATTAACCGTGCCCCAGCAAAAGTACAATCGGCACTTTTAGAAGCCATGGCCGAAGGGCAAATTACGGTTGGACGAAATACTTATAAATTACCTGAACTATTTCTCGTAATGGCAACACAGAACCCAATAGAGCAAGAAGGTACCTATCCGTTACCCGAAGCTCAGCTCGATCGCTTTTTAATGCATATTGAAATAGATTACCCAGATGCTGCCAGCGAATTACAAATTCTGAAGTTAAATAGAGGTGAGGCACTTAACAAACAAAAACAACATTTAAGCCAAATATCACAAAAAGATATTTTTTCTGCCCGCGAACAAGTATTAAATATTCATATGGCACCTGCTATAGAGCAGTATATTGTTGATTTAATAATGGCGACACGCCAACCTGAAAAGTATGATGACAAGTTAAAACAATGGCTAGCTTATGGTGCAAGCCCTAGAGCTACCATCGCACTTGATCGATGCTCTCGTGCAAGAGCTTGGTTACATGGCCGAGACTTTGTTGGGCCTGAAGATGTTCAAGCTGTATTTCATAACGTGTTGCGTCATCGTGTATTATTGACTTATCAAGCAGAAGCAGAGGGTATAAATAGCAATCAATTACTTGATCATATTCTAAGCCTTGTTGCTGTCGCCTAG
- a CDS encoding DUF4381 domain-containing protein, producing MDPLAQLKDIHIPAEVHNYPVAYGWWILLAVIIVLVAICVSALKKHKRKVQAKRAAIKHLSGPITNNDEILTTLKWAATHYFPRDAIAQLYGKELNDFMLKQLPEKYHQKFNQLAEPGLNSRYKVNEKVLDKDLLQAALLWLKHALPANNGQKIGEEMS from the coding sequence ATGGACCCGTTAGCCCAACTTAAAGATATTCATATTCCCGCAGAAGTTCATAACTATCCTGTTGCTTATGGTTGGTGGATTTTACTCGCTGTCATTATTGTTTTAGTGGCTATATGCGTTAGCGCCTTGAAAAAACACAAGCGAAAAGTACAAGCAAAACGCGCTGCAATAAAACATTTATCAGGCCCTATTACCAACAATGATGAAATATTAACAACGCTAAAATGGGCGGCAACACACTATTTTCCAAGAGATGCTATTGCCCAACTTTATGGCAAAGAACTTAATGATTTCATGTTAAAACAGCTCCCTGAAAAATATCACCAGAAATTTAACCAGCTTGCTGAACCAGGACTAAATAGTCGTTATAAAGTTAATGAGAAAGTACTAGATAAAGACTTACTACAAGCCGCACTACTCTGGCTCAAGCATGCGCTTCCTGCTAATAATGGACAAAAAATAGGTGAGGAGATGTCATGA